A genomic window from Macaca mulatta isolate MMU2019108-1 chromosome 19, T2T-MMU8v2.0, whole genome shotgun sequence includes:
- the OR7C1 gene encoding LOW QUALITY PROTEIN: olfactory receptor 7C1 (The sequence of the model RefSeq protein was modified relative to this genomic sequence to represent the inferred CDS: deleted 1 base in 1 codon), translating to MEIGNQTHAPEFLLLGFSATSQIQFILFGLFLSMYLVTFTGNLLIILAISSDSHLHTPMYFFLSNLSFADLCFTSTTIPKMLLNIVTQNKFITYAGCVSQIFFFISFGCLDNLLLTVMAYDRFVAICHPLHYKVIMSPRLCGLLVLESWCISVMGSLLETLTVLRLSFCTKMEIPHFFCDLPEVLKLACSDTFINNVVIYFATGILAVIPFTGILFSYYKIVFSILRISSAGGKYKAFSTCGSHLSVVSLFYGTGLGVYLSSAAIPSSRTSLVASVMYTMVTPMLNPFIYSLRNTDVKGALGRLLSRATFYNDDIIAGLS from the exons ATGGAAATAGGAAATCAGACACATGCCCCAGAATTTCTCCTCCTGGGATTTTCAGCAACGTCACAGATTCAGTTTATTCTCTTTGGCCTGTTCCTCTCCATGTACCTAGTCACTTTCACTGGGAACCTGCTTATCATCCTGGCCATCAGCTCAGACTCCCACCTCCACACCCCCATGTACTTCTTCCTCTCCAACCTGTCCTTTGCGGACCTCTGTTTTACCTCCACAACCATCCCAAAGATGCTACTGAATATAGTGACACAGAACAAATTCATAACATATGCAGGCTGTGtcagtcagatt ttttttttcatttcatttggatgCCTGGACAATTTACTCTTGACCGTGATGGCCTATGACCGGTTTGTGGCCATCTGTCACCCCTTGCACTACAAGGTCATCATGAGCCCCCGGCTCTGTGGACTGCTGGTTCTGGAATCCTGGTGCATCAGTGTCATGGGTTCCCTGCTCGAGACCTTGACTGTTTTGAGGCTGTCCTTCTGCACCAAAATGGAAATTCCACACTTTTTTTGTGATCTTCCTGAAGTCCTGAAGCTCGCCTGTTCTGACACCTTCATCAATAATGTAGTGATATACTTTGCAACTGGCATTCTGGCTGTGATTCCCTTTACTGGAATACTTTTCTCTTActataaaattgttttctctatACTGAGGATTTCCTCAGCTGGGGGAAAGTACAAAGCCTTTTCCACCTGTGGTTCCCACCTCTCAGTGGTCAGCTTGTTCTATGGCACGGGCCTTGGGGTCTATCTCAGTTCTGCAGCTATACCATCTTCTAGGACAAGTCTGGTGGCCTCAGTGATGTACACCATGGTCACCCCCATGCTGAACCCCTTCATCTACAGTCTGAGGAATACGGACGTGAAGGGGGCCCTGGGGAGACTCCTCAGTAGGGCAACATTTTATAATGATGACATCATTGCAGGACTTTCATAA